The Desulfosoma sp. DNA window TTCAGGACGGCCAGATGATCGTCATCGGCGGCTTGATGCGTAATCGCGATTCGGTGAGTCGTTCCGGTATTCCGGGCTTGCGCCATCTTCCCCTTTTGAAATATGTTTTCGGCAGTGAAGGCAAGGAAAATTCCAAAACAGAACTGATCATATTGATCACGCCGCGGGTGGTACGAGATCGCAGGGAAGCGGAAGTGGTGACTCAGGAATTTTCTCGGAAAGTGGAAGGCTTGCGGGAAATGCTTCGGTCCCGTGGAGGGGTGATGGAAGAAAATTCTAAAGCTTTAGAGCCGCAAGGACGATAAAACAGTAAGCGCTGTGTGTGGGGATGGACCCTGCGGTCACGTGCCGTCGGTGTTCAAGCAAAAGGGCGGACCGATTCCCCTGTTAGAAGAGCCTGGTCAAGGAGGGTCTTCCATGAAGGTTCGGGCCAAGTCGGTGTGGGTTTCTCTGGGGTTTTTTGTCCTTTGTTGTTGCTTGATGTCCCCCTGCCCCTTGTGGGCTCAGGACTCGGACAACAAAACGGACAACGAAACCCTTGTGGTTTCACCGAGTTTCGTGGATGTGGGGACGTTTCGTCTGCAGCCGGGCGAAAGTCTGGAGCCTGGATCTTTTACGATAACGGTCACAGGAGGTCCTGAGGTCTCAGATCCCAACACTACCAGCAAATTTTTCGCTTCCAGTGACGCTGTCTGGTTAAAGCTGGACCCCACCTCCGGAGACATTCCGGGAACCATCACGGTCACCGTCACCATTTCCGAACTTATGGAAGGGACCTTCACGGGAACGATTACCGTGGTCTCGGGCCTGGATCCATCGAAATCCGCGACAGTCACGGTCTCCATGACAGTCATCCGCACGCCGGAAAGAAGACTGACGGTCTCCCCCACTCACATACAGTTGGATTTCACCACGGCGGATCTTTCCTCACGTGCCTTTCCTGTTCTTGTACGAAACGCAGACCCTTCGGACACAACGTTTCTCTGGTCTGCAGCCGTTATGGTGCCGTGGCTCGGTCTAGCGCCTTCCAGTGGCACAGGGAACGCTTCCGCGACCCTGACCGTGGATCCCACCAAGATTCCTATCCTGCAAGACGGTTCCTATGTGGAAGGAAAAATTGTCTTTTATTCCAGTTTGTCCACGGATCCGGTGGAACTGGTGGTCAAGGCGAGAGTGATTCCCGTGTCACGGGAACGATTGAGTGTTTATCCGGGCTATCTGTTCTGGAGCCTGGAGCGCACGGCTGAAGGCCTTCTGGACGCCGCTTCCTCACAGACTTTGTATGTCATTTCCCAGGAAGCGGGTTGGTTCGCCACGGTAGACGTTCCGTTCCTGGATGTCTCGGTGGATTCCAACCTTGGGGTTCCGGGGTCGACGGGAAGATCCGGAACCGTTGTCGTGACCCCCATAGATTCCATACTCCAGACCATGGGGTACGGTCGTTTCACGGGAAGGATCACGGTCTATAACGTCACGGGGGATGCCTACCGTGTGATTCCGGTGATCGTGGATGTTCGCCGACCTGGAGAACCGATCAGCGGGCCGCCGGTTTCAGTGACCATTTCCCAGACCACTTCCGGGTTTCTTATGGTGGAAACCGTCGATTCGGCATGGTTGGAACTGATCTTGGCGGCCCCGAGTCTTGTGAGCCGTTACAACAGCCAGGCGTCCTGCATTCAGGCCGGAGGCCGTTGGATAGATCCGGACGGTCTTGGGGGAAGTTTGGATGAAAGCTGTAGTTTGGATGAAAAAATTTACCTGCTGCTTTCCTTTCCCGATGCCCTGCCCGGTGTGGTCTACGCCCTCTCGGCGCAGCATCCTCAGGGTCTCGCCGTGGTTTTTCAAAGCGGTGTCAAAGTGCCTGGGGCCGATGATTTCTATTACGCCTCGGGTCCCATCGGATCCATTCCCTTGGGTCCTGTGCGTCTTCTCGGATTGCAGGGTCGTATCATCGTCAGTTCGCGCGTGGGAAAGACCTTGGCCGATGCGGTGGAAGTGCAGCGAGCTCAAATCAATGTGCGCACGCCTGAAGGCACATGGCTGGTCAGCGAAACCTATCGGGGTGCCGTCTACGATTACGGGCCGGATCGGGCGCTTCGCTTGCATCGTAATCCCGAAAGCTTTCTTTTTGTGGGAACATGGGGGGAGACACCTGTAACGTGCCGACCCGGAGACGGAGTGAGCACACTTTATGTTCTGGAATTTGTGGAAAGAGGTGTGGCATACATATACGAAATCACGTCCCTGACTGCGCAAAAGATGAAGGGACGGTGGACTTTTCAGTATGGGGGTCCATGGGAGACTTTTGAGGCCGCTCGAGTGGCTTTTCGTTAGAGCGAAAAGCTTAAAGGCCCTCAAGGCGCATGGGGATGGCTCTGGACAGTCGTGAGGAGAGGACGATGATCAGGAAATGCATGGCGATAGGGCTTGGCCTGTGGATCCTTTCCGGCTGTGGGACGTCGGTGATGGAACTGAAGACTCCCGTGGCCCGCGAGTCTTCCGTCGGGGAATCCAAGAGGGTGGTGGTGCTGCCGTTTTCCGACTACACGCCGGAAGATGCCCTTTACGGCTACTGGAGGCGCAACATTTTGATCAATGAAGCCTTGACGGATGAATTCTTGCGCTTCGGTTTCTCTCCTGTGGTCTACGAGGATGTCATCGGCTATCTTTTGGAAAAAGGCATTATTCAGGAGGCGACGCCCGAGGAAGGCAAGAGCACGGCCACACTGGCTTTGGAAAAGGAGCTGCTCAAAGAATGGTCTTCGGGGATGAAGGCTGAAATTCTTGCAGCCATCTATCGCAATGAAGCCAATCGTCGTGCGAGTGAACCGTATTGGAACCGAGAGCGATTGATCACCTTGGACAGTGATGCGGTGCGAGGGATCGGAAACCGGTTTCGAGCCGATTACGTGCTTCGAGGCCGCGTGTTGGTGTTTCGTTCCGGGCAGGAAGACAGTTTTAATCCGATCCAGACCGGGTTATTGCCGTTCTTTTTCAAGGTGGGGTCCCGTACGGTTTTTGGTGTTGCGCAAAGCGACACCTATGAAATGATCGACAAGATGGCCATCGGAGGCCTTGTGGGAGCGGCTCTGGCCAAAGATAACTGGCCTTTGGAAGACAATGACAAGAAGTTCGTGGGGCACCCTCGTTTTGGCGGCGGGTTGCTGCGCGAAGAGGATTATGCCAGTTTGAACACGGCCGTTTGGGGAGCGGCGGGGGCCGGTATCGCCTTTCTGGCCCACAAAGGGGGTCGTGTGGATCATGCGTGGGTCCAGTTGCGTATGATCGCGCAGGATGCTCGCACGGGCCAGATCGTGTGGGTGAACCGGGCTGAAGTGAAGGTCATGCCCAAGACCGTCTTCGGCGAAAAGGATGTGGATATTCTGACCAGTGAAGCCATTCAGCATGCCGTGGGGCGTCTTATCGACAACTTTGTGGCGAGCCTGACCGGCCGGGAAGTTATTCGCA harbors:
- a CDS encoding BACON domain-containing protein, which translates into the protein MKVRAKSVWVSLGFFVLCCCLMSPCPLWAQDSDNKTDNETLVVSPSFVDVGTFRLQPGESLEPGSFTITVTGGPEVSDPNTTSKFFASSDAVWLKLDPTSGDIPGTITVTVTISELMEGTFTGTITVVSGLDPSKSATVTVSMTVIRTPERRLTVSPTHIQLDFTTADLSSRAFPVLVRNADPSDTTFLWSAAVMVPWLGLAPSSGTGNASATLTVDPTKIPILQDGSYVEGKIVFYSSLSTDPVELVVKARVIPVSRERLSVYPGYLFWSLERTAEGLLDAASSQTLYVISQEAGWFATVDVPFLDVSVDSNLGVPGSTGRSGTVVVTPIDSILQTMGYGRFTGRITVYNVTGDAYRVIPVIVDVRRPGEPISGPPVSVTISQTTSGFLMVETVDSAWLELILAAPSLVSRYNSQASCIQAGGRWIDPDGLGGSLDESCSLDEKIYLLLSFPDALPGVVYALSAQHPQGLAVVFQSGVKVPGADDFYYASGPIGSIPLGPVRLLGLQGRIIVSSRVGKTLADAVEVQRAQINVRTPEGTWLVSETYRGAVYDYGPDRALRLHRNPESFLFVGTWGETPVTCRPGDGVSTLYVLEFVERGVAYIYEITSLTAQKMKGRWTFQYGGPWETFEAARVAFR